The following is a genomic window from Paenibacillus sp. FSL R5-0766.
AAAAGCAGAGGATATGTGTATGGGGCAGGCCATGGATCTGAACTCCAAAGGTAAGGCATTGACGCTGGAGCAGTTGAACATGATCTGTTTTTACAAAACAGGCATTGCCTTCGAAGCTGCCCTGGTCATGCCAGCGATACTTGCCCAAGTGAAGGAACCGGAGATGGCTGCGCTGAAAAAGTTCGCTTATCATGCAGGGATCGCCTTCCAGATCAAGGACGACTTGCTGGATTTCGAGGGGAATCACCTCATTCTTGGGAAACCTGCAGGTCAGGATGTGCGGAACAACAATTCAACCTTTGTGTCTATTCTGGGTGATGAAGGCGCGAAGAAAGCGATGTGGGAGCATTATTGTCTTGCTACAGATGCATTGAACGAGATGCCGAAACCTATTCCATTTTTGAGACATTTATTGGATTATCTTGTTGGCCGCGAGCGCTAATCCATTTTTCTCGCGATGCCTTACTGCATATGACTTATAATGATATATGATGACAAAGGTCGGGATTCCATATGGATGGATTCCAGGCCTTGTTTGACTTTGTAGACACCAAACTTTTGAAAAGATATGTTTCAATAACTCAATTTTTGGGTACTAAGCTGGTACTGTGGTTTTAAAACGAACCGATCCTTTGTGGAACAACTTCCTTCCAATTAAAATTAACTTTCGACTATTTATAACATGAGTTTATATGCCAAAAGGAGAGTTTACAATGCAGGTTCAAAAGGTCGACCATCACGAATTGTTCGAGCAGATATACAACCAAGCACCTATTGGAATTGCACTCGTTGCTCCGACAGGAGAATGGAGAAAAGTGAACCCCGCATTTTGCTGTATGCTGGGTTTTACGTATGAGGAATTAACGAAGCTCACCTACCAGGATATTACGCATCCGGATGACTCACCACAAGATGTGATCTATAATTGTGAGCTATTCGAAGGTAAATCTAAAGAGTATCAATATGAAAAGCGTTATATCCATAAAAATGGTAACATCTTATGGATTTCATTGCATGTTTCATTGGTTCGTAGCGAAATTACGGATGAACCTCTTTACTTCATTTGCCATATTGTTGATATAACTGACCGCAAAATGTCTGAACAAAAACTTCTGCATAGTGAAGAGATGTTCAAACTGATTACAGATCACGCTCAGGAGATCATCTATATTGCTGATCAGGAGGGCGTTTGTCGATTCTGCTCTCCCTCAGTCCAACATTTATTGGGTTATTCGCCAGAAGAAGTGATTGGTCAAAATAATGATGCATATTTCCACCCACAAGATGTGGAACGGATCTCACAGATGGACTTGACTAAAGGAAATCTGTTGAATATCAGGGTCCGTCATAAAGAGGGACATTATCTGTGGTTCGAGACCACATACAAGGTCTTTGGTGATGCTGAGCTTGGACAGCAGATTCTTTCGATTGGACGAGATGTATCCGAACGAAAAAAACATAAAGACATCAGTGCAGAGGCTGAACGCATCGCTTTAATTGGCAGTTGGGAGTGGGATATGGTCAAAGACCAGATCGCACTTTCCGATCAGATTTTTGAGATTTTTGAACTTGAACGCACCCGTAAATCATACTGTGCAAATGATGTTTTTAAAGTTATGAATGCTGCAGACAGAGCTTCTTTACAAGAACAAATGGAATGGGTAAAACAAGGAAAATCGCTTGATTTTGAATACAAACACATCAGTTCTGATGGAAGTGAGAAGTATCTTCACTTACGCGGGCTGATCACGCTCGATGAATATCAGCAGCCAGTTCAGCTGAACGGAACACTTCAGGATATCACTGAACGCAAACGTATCGAATTTAAATTGCAGGAATCTGTGGAGCGATACACTTCGCTTAAGAAATACAATCATGACGCCATTATCTCGTTTAACATGGACGGTAATATTATGAATGCAAATCCAGTAGCGGTGAAAATGACGGGTTGTCCCGTGGCTGAAATGATTGGTACAAGCATAAGCAGATTTATCGGAGCCAGTAATCTGGCTCTGATTCTGGGCAGTAATTATGAGATGGCTGAAAAGGAAATCAATGCTGTTCGGCACACGGATGGATCTGAGACAGAAGTCTTGGCTACGCTTGCTCCAATTATTATTAATACATCCAATGTCGGGTTTTACCTGATTGCGAAGGATATTACGGAGCAGAAAAAACTGCTGGTAGCCAAAGAAACAGCGGAGAGAATGAATAAGGCCAAAAGTGAATTTTTGGCGATGATGAGCCATGAAATCCGCACACCTATGAATGGTGTAATTGGGATGACGGATTTGCTTCTGGATACTCCTGGACTTAGCGGGGAACAGAAGGAATATATCGAAATCATCCAGAAGAGTGGAGATTCTTTGCTGGCCATCATTAATGATATACTTGATTTTTCCAAAATCGAATCAGGCAAAACCGATCTGGTAGATGATCCTTTTGATCTCGTAGAAATCGTGACCGAGACGGTGCAGATCGTAAAACCACTGGCTCGTGAAAAGAAGCTGGATGTTCGTATGTGCGTAGAAGATGCTATTCCAACTCCGGTGTATGGTGATGCTTATCGTCTTAAACAGGTACTTACCAATATCATTGGCAACGCAGTCAAATTCACTTCAGAAGGCGGCGTGGAAGTTAAAGTGGGAGTTAAGGAGCAGTGCGGCAAAAACGTGCAGCTTTATTTTCAGGTAAAAGATTCGGGCATTGGCATTCCGGCTGAGAGGAAACAACAATTATTTGAACCTTTCTACCAACTGGAGAATTCTATGACCCGCAAACCTCAAGGTACCGGTCTTGGCCTTGCCATTAGCAAGAAACTGGTGGAGCTTATGCAGGGTGAGATCTGGATCGAGGAATCGGATGAACCGGGTACAATATTTATATTTACCGCCCAATTTAAATTAAATAACGGTGAAGAGAGCAACAGGTTGGATCAACAGCAGCAGAAGAGCAGAACATCAGCCTTACGAATTTTAATTGCAGAAGACAATGAGGTGAATCAACTCGTCCTTAGCAGAATCGTTGAGAAAAAAGGGCACTTCGTGGATCGTGTGGCGGACGGTGTTGAGGCAGTCGAGGCGGTCAAACACACTTCATATGATATTGTCTTCATGGATGTGCATATGCCAAGGCTTAATGGATTCGAAGCGACAAAAGCGATTAAAAATGCTTTGCACCCCGAGAGTTGTCCATACATTATTGCGGTAACTGCAAATGCGTTAAGAGGTGACATGGATAAATGCTTGAAGGCAGGCATGGATGCGTATGTCAGCAAACCGATTAAAATCGAATCTATTATGCAAGCATTGGAGACCTATTACATCAAAAATAATCTCTGAGTGTCCTGAAAATGGATTCATGAGCAAAAGCTGCTAGCTTATCGTAAATAGGCTAGCAGCTTTTTTGTGCACAAATCTCTAAGGATTTTTGATCCACAATTTGGAGATGTCCAGATAACCGAATTCTGCTATCTGCATGCCGAAGATGCTCTGATCCAGTTCAGCCTGCTTGTTCATGTGACAGCCATGCAAGATCCAGCAGTGATCACGTAGCAAGGCTTCAGCTTCATCCAGGAGCACAGTACGGTCTGCCCGATGAAGCGTTGCGAAATGATCCAGTTTGTCATCCAGTAGAGACTGGAATGCAGGAGACATGCACATATGAAAATGGTTGGACAGGTTTTTGAAAAAGTGAATCATGCCGTACTGCCAATCTTCCTCCAGTATCTCTTCAGCGAGGATCAATTGCGCGTTCGTGGTTTCCTCTGAGTTGAAATAATCCACAACGGCCTGCATGCTGATGTTCAGACCGATGGACGCTGCCCGACACTGGAACCACTGCGCAACGTCTGCATCCTTATTATGTTTATACGATAATGTTACCGTCTCACCCTGGTACCCACAGTTGTACAGCAATTCACGAGCATGCTCAAGAGAGGCAACGGTCCAGTCTTGGGCTGCACTTTTCCACGGCAGAAAGCTGCTGGCCGGTGTGATCCGATTCCCACCGAGATCTCGGACAAGCGCGACCGAATCATAGACGATACGCAGGGCTTGTCGAAATAGGGGATGATGATGGATGCCTTCCTTGTGAAAATTGAACAGCATATACTGACAACCTAGCGCCGGATAATTGATGCTGTTCGTCTGATCACAGCCTGTTGCGAGACTCAATCGATCTGTACCTGGTAGCTCATAATAGCGATCATTTGGACTCAGCTCAGGCACAAACCAGAAATGGACTTGGTCCAGATGTGGCCGGATGCCGTAGTAAGCATCAAAAGCGGTAAGCTCCAGCACATCTTCATTCAGCTCAGAGATCTGAAAAGGACCGGTACCTATCAATGTATTGGCTACATTGTAATCGTAGGGCAGGATTGTCATCCGAATACAACTGAACAGATGCAAGAAAAACCGATTAGGACGATGTAGAACAAACTTGATGCAGTAATCACCAGCTACTTCCGAACGTTGAATATCCCGATATAACCAGATGGACGGACTATGTACATCAATCAATCGTTG
Proteins encoded in this region:
- a CDS encoding PAS domain S-box protein; this translates as MQVQKVDHHELFEQIYNQAPIGIALVAPTGEWRKVNPAFCCMLGFTYEELTKLTYQDITHPDDSPQDVIYNCELFEGKSKEYQYEKRYIHKNGNILWISLHVSLVRSEITDEPLYFICHIVDITDRKMSEQKLLHSEEMFKLITDHAQEIIYIADQEGVCRFCSPSVQHLLGYSPEEVIGQNNDAYFHPQDVERISQMDLTKGNLLNIRVRHKEGHYLWFETTYKVFGDAELGQQILSIGRDVSERKKHKDISAEAERIALIGSWEWDMVKDQIALSDQIFEIFELERTRKSYCANDVFKVMNAADRASLQEQMEWVKQGKSLDFEYKHISSDGSEKYLHLRGLITLDEYQQPVQLNGTLQDITERKRIEFKLQESVERYTSLKKYNHDAIISFNMDGNIMNANPVAVKMTGCPVAEMIGTSISRFIGASNLALILGSNYEMAEKEINAVRHTDGSETEVLATLAPIIINTSNVGFYLIAKDITEQKKLLVAKETAERMNKAKSEFLAMMSHEIRTPMNGVIGMTDLLLDTPGLSGEQKEYIEIIQKSGDSLLAIINDILDFSKIESGKTDLVDDPFDLVEIVTETVQIVKPLAREKKLDVRMCVEDAIPTPVYGDAYRLKQVLTNIIGNAVKFTSEGGVEVKVGVKEQCGKNVQLYFQVKDSGIGIPAERKQQLFEPFYQLENSMTRKPQGTGLGLAISKKLVELMQGEIWIEESDEPGTIFIFTAQFKLNNGEESNRLDQQQQKSRTSALRILIAEDNEVNQLVLSRIVEKKGHFVDRVADGVEAVEAVKHTSYDIVFMDVHMPRLNGFEATKAIKNALHPESCPYIIAVTANALRGDMDKCLKAGMDAYVSKPIKIESIMQALETYYIKNNL
- a CDS encoding ABC transporter substrate-binding protein, with the protein product MDTLHTHFIRLAGAEQLSFKLHEPVAVTIDSLSAALCCTPRNVKFILRKLEEQGFIHWQPGRGRGHHSALTMLRSMNEALEASFTELLAKGKMKDAIELIGTVQMDDTLREQLMLSLHQQMGFHSHDETASGQDILRIMRSRQLGDLDPAFVYTAFETYLLSQVCNTLITYDAKTELFLPALAHMWECSEDHRLWTFYLRKGVRFHNGRVMTSRDVQATLQRLIDVHSPSIWLYRDIQRSEVAGDYCIKFVLHRPNRFFLHLFSCIRMTILPYDYNVANTLIGTGPFQISELNEDVLELTAFDAYYGIRPHLDQVHFWFVPELSPNDRYYELPGTDRLSLATGCDQTNSINYPALGCQYMLFNFHKEGIHHHPLFRQALRIVYDSVALVRDLGGNRITPASSFLPWKSAAQDWTVASLEHARELLYNCGYQGETVTLSYKHNKDADVAQWFQCRAASIGLNISMQAVVDYFNSEETTNAQLILAEEILEEDWQYGMIHFFKNLSNHFHMCMSPAFQSLLDDKLDHFATLHRADRTVLLDEAEALLRDHCWILHGCHMNKQAELDQSIFGMQIAEFGYLDISKLWIKNP